GTGCCAACCACGATGTCGACCGTGCTGAAATCACCCATCCAGCTAAAGGTGCTGGAGATGACGGCTGAGGGCAGTCGCGTCGCGGTGGAAGCCGAAACCGACATGGAGATGCTCAACGGCCGTCGGTACAACAACGCGTATCATTTCGTGTTCAAACTGCGTGACGGCAAATTTACCGAAGTGCGCGAATACAGTTGCAGCTTCCTTGCACAAAGCTGCTTCGGCGCAGTCACGCCTGATGACCCCTCCGCCTCGAAGATGGCAGACGCCTGACCTTTTTCCCAGGAGAAGTGCGATGCAAACCGACGCCTTGGACTTATTGCACCGGACCATGGAAGCGCAACTCGTGCGCGCCGAACATCCGGCTGATTTTCCCTATCTGCCGCCAGTCCCGTCAAGCCGCTATACCGACCCCGGTTTTGCCAAGCTTGAACATGACGGCCTGTGGATGAAGAACTGGCTGCTGGCAGGCCACATTTCGGAACTGCCAGAAGCCGGTTCCTATTTCCTGTTCCACCAGCTCGACCAGTCGGTCATCATCTCGCGCGCAAAGGACGGCGCAATCCGTGCCTTCCACAATGCTTGCCGCCATCGCGGATCGGCGCTGCTGCTGGAACAGAAGGGCAAGGCGATGCGGTTCGTCTGCCCCTATCACGCCTGGGGCTATTCGTTGGAAGGCGAACTGAAATCGGTCCCGGACCAGCATGACTTCACCTGCCTGAACAAGGCGGACAACGGCCTCAAGCCGGTGCGATGCGAAGTCAACCGCGGCATGATCTTCATCAACTTCGATGAAAATGCCGGTCCGCTCGATGATTTTCTCGCGCCGCAATCGGCACAGAAAGTAGGCTATCCGATCGAGGAAATGGTCGTCAAGGAACGCCTGCTCGTCGAAATGGATTGCAACTGGAAGCTGGCCCTGCACAACTTCCTTGAAATCTATCACGTTGCCACCGTCCACGCGAAGACGCTTGCCCCCTATCTCAATTCGCAAAGCTTCGTGATCGCACTGTTCGCCAATGGCCACATGCGGTTTGCCACGCGCAAGAAAAAGGGCGATTCGATCTTCGATCAGCAGCTGTACAAGCCCGATAATGTGGCGGACGTGTTCAGCGAATGCACGATCGCGCTGCCGACCTTTCCCAACACCT
This genomic interval from Novosphingobium sp. CECT 9465 contains the following:
- a CDS encoding nuclear transport factor 2 family protein, translated to MGIEENKAVVQSWFDAVNRGDEAAILATTAEDFNFMTMARQPEWLLYNWNREQFSKVPTTMSTVLKSPIQLKVLEMTAEGSRVAVEAETDMEMLNGRRYNNAYHFVFKLRDGKFTEVREYSCSFLAQSCFGAVTPDDPSASKMADA
- a CDS encoding aromatic ring-hydroxylating dioxygenase subunit alpha; this translates as MEAQLVRAEHPADFPYLPPVPSSRYTDPGFAKLEHDGLWMKNWLLAGHISELPEAGSYFLFHQLDQSVIISRAKDGAIRAFHNACRHRGSALLLEQKGKAMRFVCPYHAWGYSLEGELKSVPDQHDFTCLNKADNGLKPVRCEVNRGMIFINFDENAGPLDDFLAPQSAQKVGYPIEEMVVKERLLVEMDCNWKLALHNFLEIYHVATVHAKTLAPYLNSQSFVIALFANGHMRFATRKKKGDSIFDQQLYKPDNVADVFSECTIALPTFPNTFFALDPGGFSLQSFWPAGPDKSIMEVRLMGWDVDTEADKQHWQAMNGIVRNILSEDLCLFRSIQRSLTQGTIPHLTFGYQERALYWFEEEVDRRIGIDTIPESQRVAQVLAGQMQS